The nucleotide sequence AAAAGGGACAACTCTATTTATAGTCATTTCTAGGTTTTCACCAAAGGGTAAACTAGTAATGGGAATACCTGTATACAAATCATCTTTACCAGGATACCGCGAATCATCTAGTGCTACAAGAGGAGGCAATTCCAACATGCTTCGTCTCCATTTTTGCACTTGTTCATCTCCGTATTTTTCTGCAGTTTCTTTTTTGTTTAATCCTTGTAACGCACCATAATGTCTTTCGTTTAATTTATAACTATTAATAATTTCTATGTCTTGAAGATTTAACTCCTTTAAAATGATAGATAAAGTATCTTTGGCTCTTTTAAGCACAGAAGTATACGCTAAATCAAAAGAGTACCCATTCTCTAAAAGTTTTTTTCCTGCTTCTTTAGCTTCTTGGACTCCTCTGTCAGACAACGCAACATCAGTCCATCCTGTAAAACGATTTTCAAGATTCCAAATACTTTCACCATGTCTTACAAGAACTAATTTCATGACTACAAGCTCAATTTATCAAACATATCTGTTGTTCTTTCGGATATTGTCTTCTTCTTTTCCCAAGTATCTTTTAAGGGAACATAATTAACACAATCGTTCATAGAGGTATACCCTACAATAACGCCAGACATTCCTTTATCTAAAGCTAGTACAGCTTCATAGCCTAGTCTGCTTGCAACTATTCTGTCCAAAGCGCTTGGTGAACCACCTCTCTGCAAATGACCCAAAATGGACACGCGTATATTCCAACTGTCTCCTAAATCTTTTTGGAGCATTTCTTTGATAGCGAAACCTCCACCAAGTTCGTCACCTTCTGCTACTATTATAATAAAGCTTTTCTTGCCTTTTTCTCTTCCTTCTTTGAGTCGTTCAAGGATTAAAGGGTACTCGTCTTTATTTTCAGGAATAAACACTCCCTCCGCACCACAAGAGATGCCTGTATACATTGCTAAATATCCAGAATTTCTTCCCATGACTTCAATTACAAAAAGCCTGTCATGAGAAGTTGCTGTGTCTCTAATTTTGTCTATACATTCCATGGCGGTGTTTAATGCAGTGTCATACCCTATTGTATACTCTGTTCCATACACGTCGTTATCTATTGTTCCAGGTACACCAATTCCTTGTATGCCAGTTTCAACAAGGACATCATTAAGGCCTCTAAAAGAGCCATCGCCACCTATAACGATTAGTTTTTTAATCCCTCTTGATGCCATGTTTGCATAAGCCAGTTTTCTTCCTTCTTCTGTTTTAAAACGAGGACTTCTAGCTGTCTGAATAAATGTTCCTCCACGATTAAGTGTATTTCCAACAGAACGAATATCCAATTCCTCAAACAAACCATTAATGAGTCCCTCAAATCCTTTTTTTACTCCAACCACATCATAGCCTAAAGCAACAGATGTTCTTACAACTGCCCTAACCGCAGCATTCATGCCGGGACCGTCGCCCCCACTAGTTAATACAGCAATAGTGTCTTTCATGCTTGCCTCCTATTTATTATTTTTTTCAAACTTCTCCATAAAGTCCACTAATGCCTGGACTCCTTCAATTGTCATTGCGTTGTATATGCTTGCTCTCATCCCGCCTACACTTCTGTGTCCTTTTAAGTTCACTAAGCCAAAAATAGAAGCTTCTGCAACAAATTTAGCATCTAAATCTTCACTGCTAGTTAAAAAAGGCACATTCATTAATGATCTATCTTTTTTGTTTACAGGCGAAGTAAATAACTTAGAATTATCAATGCAATCGTATAATATTTTGGCTTTTTGTTCATTTCTTTTTTGCGCTGCTTTTACTCCACCTTTTTCCAATAAATCTTCAAAAACCAAACCTGCTAAATAGACACTATACGTTGACGGTGTGTTGAACATAGACTCTTCTTTGTCAGTTAATTTATAATTATAAAGTTTAGGAGTAATGCTCATTTCGTTACCAAGCAAAGACCGTTTAACTATAACTATACATAAACCAGCAGGACCTATATTTTTTTGAGCACCGGCAAAGATGCAAGCGTAATCATTAACATTGATTTCTTCAGATAAAATGCAAGAAGACATATCTGAAACAATCGGGATATTTGTTTTTGGTAAACTATTGTATTTTGTACCATAAATCGTGTTATTAGAAACAATATGTAAATAATCCGCATCAGAAGGAATTGTTAGTTTTTCAAGGTTAGGAATAAAGGTAAAGTTCTGTTCTTTAGAAGAAGCAATGACATCAACCTCGACATATCTTTTACCTTCACTAATTGCTTTGTCTGACCATGTTCCTGTATTAATTATGGCTATCTTTTTTTTATTAACTG is from Candidatus Margulisiibacteriota bacterium and encodes:
- the gpmA gene encoding 2,3-diphosphoglycerate-dependent phosphoglycerate mutase, which gives rise to MKLVLVRHGESIWNLENRFTGWTDVALSDRGVQEAKEAGKKLLENGYSFDLAYTSVLKRAKDTLSIILKELNLQDIEIINSYKLNERHYGALQGLNKKETAEKYGDEQVQKWRRSMLELPPLVALDDSRYPGKDDLYTGIPITSLPFGENLEMTINRVVPFYKNVICPQFAKGRKIIISAHGNSLRALVMVLDEMTDDEVMNLNIPTGAPMVYELDACLKPRDKYYL
- the pfkA gene encoding 6-phosphofructokinase, with the translated sequence MKDTIAVLTSGGDGPGMNAAVRAVVRTSVALGYDVVGVKKGFEGLINGLFEELDIRSVGNTLNRGGTFIQTARSPRFKTEEGRKLAYANMASRGIKKLIVIGGDGSFRGLNDVLVETGIQGIGVPGTIDNDVYGTEYTIGYDTALNTAMECIDKIRDTATSHDRLFVIEVMGRNSGYLAMYTGISCGAEGVFIPENKDEYPLILERLKEGREKGKKSFIIIVAEGDELGGGFAIKEMLQKDLGDSWNIRVSILGHLQRGGSPSALDRIVASRLGYEAVLALDKGMSGVIVGYTSMNDCVNYVPLKDTWEKKKTISERTTDMFDKLSL
- the serC gene encoding 3-phosphoserine/phosphohydroxythreonine transaminase, which gives rise to MARVYNFSAGPAVLPQVVLERAQKEILDYKGTGMSVMEMSHRSKTYDKIIKKAESDLRTLMNISEEYAVLFMHGGASAQFAAVPMNLAVNKKKIAIINTGTWSDKAISEGKRYVEVDVIASSKEQNFTFIPNLEKLTIPSDADYLHIVSNNTIYGTKYNSLPKTNIPIVSDMSSCILSEEINVNDYACIFAGAQKNIGPAGLCIVIVKRSLLGNEMSITPKLYNYKLTDKEESMFNTPSTYSVYLAGLVFEDLLEKGGVKAAQKRNEQKAKILYDCIDNSKLFTSPVNKKDRSLMNVPFLTSSEDLDAKFVAEASIFGLVNLKGHRSVGGMRASIYNAMTIEGVQALVDFMEKFEKNNK